One stretch of Pandoraea oxalativorans DNA includes these proteins:
- a CDS encoding 3-hydroxyacyl-CoA dehydrogenase, with translation MTASPSSSSSNVAAAAGKAIDVLGIVGAGAMGRGIAQIAAQAGLTVKLYDTNAAAVQAALGALRDTLDKLASKGKIDAASVEATMGRLHACNALEDLADCQLVIEAIVEKIEIKRDLFRALEGIVAADAILASNTSSLSITAIAAACERPERVAGYHFFNPVPLMKVVEVIDGLRTDREVGDALLALGQRMGHTAVRCKDMPGFIVNHAGRGMNTEGLRVASEGVASFADIDRILREQAGFRLGTFELLDLTALDVSHPVMESIYHQFYEEARFRPSPITAVRFAGGLLGRKVGEGFYRYVDGKQQVPPEAPAPDALPASVWVSRADTRGFAAVVELLGATGVTIESGEKPSETAVIVVTPLGLDATTCAVEQGLDATRTVAIDTLLPLAGAKRHTLMTTPVTTADARNAAHALFAHGGTPVTVIRDSAGFVAQRVIATIVNIGADIAQQRIATPGDIDRAVTLGLGYARGPLALGDAVGARQLLTVLRHLQSFYGDPRYRPSPWLTRRAQLGVSLLTEEA, from the coding sequence ATGACTGCATCCCCCTCGTCTTCCTCGTCTAACGTGGCGGCCGCTGCCGGCAAGGCCATCGACGTTCTGGGCATCGTCGGTGCCGGCGCCATGGGGCGTGGCATTGCGCAGATTGCCGCGCAAGCCGGTCTGACGGTCAAGCTGTACGACACCAACGCCGCCGCCGTACAAGCCGCGCTGGGCGCCTTGCGCGACACGCTGGACAAGCTCGCTTCCAAGGGCAAGATCGACGCGGCGAGCGTTGAGGCGACGATGGGACGTCTGCACGCGTGCAACGCGCTGGAGGACCTGGCGGATTGCCAGCTCGTCATCGAGGCAATCGTCGAGAAAATCGAGATCAAGCGCGACCTCTTCCGCGCGCTCGAAGGCATCGTTGCCGCCGACGCGATTCTGGCGTCCAACACGTCGTCGCTGTCGATTACGGCGATTGCGGCAGCGTGCGAGCGGCCCGAACGCGTAGCGGGCTATCACTTTTTCAATCCGGTGCCGCTCATGAAGGTGGTCGAAGTCATCGACGGCCTGCGCACCGACCGGGAAGTCGGCGACGCGCTGCTCGCCCTCGGCCAGCGCATGGGCCACACGGCCGTGCGTTGCAAGGACATGCCGGGCTTCATCGTCAACCACGCCGGGCGCGGCATGAACACCGAAGGCCTGCGCGTGGCGAGCGAAGGCGTGGCGAGCTTTGCGGACATTGACCGCATCCTGCGCGAGCAGGCGGGCTTTCGCCTCGGCACGTTCGAACTCCTCGACCTCACGGCGCTCGATGTCTCGCACCCCGTGATGGAGTCGATCTATCACCAGTTCTACGAAGAAGCCCGCTTCCGTCCCTCGCCGATCACCGCCGTGCGCTTCGCGGGCGGACTGCTCGGGCGCAAGGTCGGCGAAGGCTTCTATCGCTATGTCGACGGCAAGCAGCAGGTGCCGCCCGAAGCCCCAGCGCCGGACGCGCTGCCCGCGAGCGTCTGGGTGAGCCGTGCGGATACGCGCGGCTTTGCGGCCGTCGTCGAGTTGCTGGGTGCGACGGGCGTGACCATCGAAAGCGGCGAGAAGCCGTCCGAGACCGCCGTGATCGTCGTCACGCCGCTCGGTCTCGACGCCACGACGTGCGCCGTCGAACAGGGTCTGGACGCGACGCGCACCGTCGCCATCGACACGCTCCTGCCGCTCGCCGGCGCGAAGCGTCACACGCTGATGACCACGCCCGTGACGACGGCCGACGCACGCAACGCCGCCCACGCGCTGTTCGCCCACGGCGGCACGCCGGTGACCGTGATCCGCGATTCGGCCGGGTTCGTCGCACAACGCGTGATCGCCACCATCGTGAACATCGGCGCCGATATCGCACAACAACGTATCGCAACGCCGGGCGACATCGACCGCGCCGTCACGCTGGGGCTCGGTTACGCCCGGGGGCCGCTCGCGCTGGGCGACGCCGTCGGGGCGCGTCAGTTGCTCACGGTTCTGCGTCATCTGCAATCGTTCTACGGCGACCCGCGTTATCGTCCGTCGCCGTGGCTCACGCGTCGCGCGCAACTCGGCGTGTCGCTGCTCACCGAAGAAGCGTGA
- a CDS encoding glutathione S-transferase, producing the protein MLKLYGFPVSNYYNKVKVVLYEKGVPFEESESIPCQDEPLLQCSPLGKVPYLQTEQGFLAESQVICDYLEVTHPTPALFSSDPWRQAKERELLTMLELHLELVVREVYGQAFFGGTASEGTRSRTEKLLRRNIVAFKRLAKFAPFVAGDTFTMADIAAGIHLPILGMATQAVYGEDFLQAADIDWKAYTKRLAERESFQRVRAEQKAYQQAKKAG; encoded by the coding sequence ATGTTGAAGCTGTACGGCTTTCCGGTAAGCAACTATTACAACAAGGTTAAGGTTGTGCTGTACGAGAAGGGCGTGCCCTTCGAAGAGTCCGAATCCATTCCGTGTCAGGACGAGCCGCTGCTGCAATGCTCGCCGCTCGGTAAGGTGCCGTATCTGCAAACGGAACAAGGTTTCCTCGCTGAGTCGCAGGTGATCTGCGATTACCTTGAGGTGACGCATCCGACGCCGGCGCTCTTCTCCAGCGATCCGTGGCGACAGGCCAAGGAACGTGAGTTGCTAACGATGCTGGAATTGCATCTGGAGCTGGTGGTGCGTGAAGTGTACGGGCAGGCGTTCTTTGGCGGCACGGCGTCGGAAGGCACGCGCAGCCGCACGGAGAAGCTGTTGCGCCGGAATATCGTCGCCTTCAAGCGCCTCGCGAAATTCGCACCGTTTGTCGCGGGCGACACGTTCACGATGGCCGACATCGCGGCAGGTATTCATCTGCCGATTCTCGGAATGGCGACGCAAGCCGTCTATGGCGAGGACTTCCTGCAAGCTGCCGATATCGACTGGAAGGCGTACACGAAGCGCCTTGCCGAACGTGAATCGTTCCAGCGCGTGCGCGCCGAACAGAAGGCTTATCAGCAGGCGAAGAAGGCCGGGTAA
- a CDS encoding pyridoxal phosphate-dependent aminotransferase, translating to MNAPHTGSTTPALVAPPLASRLPNVGTTIFTVMSALAAAKQAVNLGQGFPDFSCDPKIVDAVARAMREDHNQYPPMAGVPALRQAIADKIGNLYGQRYDWNTEITVTAGATQALLTAILATVHPGDEVIVFEPTYDSYVPSIELAGGKPVFITLEAPEFRIPFDKLAAAITPRTRLILFNTPHNPSGTVWHEQDLVKLSEIVAGTDILLISDEVYEHMVYDGKRHESVARHPELARRSFIVSSFGKTYHVTGWKVGFVAAPAALSAEFRKVHQFNVFTVNTPMQVGLADYMRDPSPYLELAGFYQKKRDLFREGLAGTRFKLLPCEGTYFQCVDYSAISDMSEADFALWLTGEIGVAAIPVSAFYHAPHESGVVRFCFAKQDATLREALARLAKI from the coding sequence ATGAACGCGCCTCACACTGGATCCACCACGCCTGCGCTGGTTGCCCCGCCGCTCGCGTCGCGTCTGCCGAACGTCGGCACCACCATTTTCACTGTCATGTCGGCGCTCGCTGCCGCGAAGCAGGCGGTGAATCTGGGGCAGGGCTTCCCCGATTTCTCGTGCGATCCGAAGATCGTCGACGCCGTGGCACGCGCCATGCGCGAAGACCACAACCAATACCCGCCGATGGCAGGCGTGCCCGCGCTGCGTCAGGCCATCGCCGACAAGATCGGCAATCTTTACGGACAGCGCTACGACTGGAACACCGAAATCACGGTGACGGCCGGGGCGACGCAGGCATTGCTGACCGCGATTCTCGCCACCGTGCACCCGGGCGACGAAGTGATCGTGTTCGAGCCGACGTACGACAGCTACGTGCCGTCGATCGAGCTGGCCGGCGGCAAGCCGGTGTTCATCACACTCGAAGCCCCTGAATTCCGTATTCCGTTCGACAAACTGGCCGCGGCCATCACGCCGCGTACGCGCCTGATCCTGTTCAACACGCCGCACAACCCGAGCGGTACGGTGTGGCATGAGCAGGACCTCGTGAAGTTGTCCGAGATCGTGGCGGGCACCGACATTCTGCTGATCTCGGACGAGGTCTACGAACACATGGTGTACGACGGCAAGCGTCACGAGAGCGTGGCGCGCCACCCCGAACTCGCTCGCCGCAGTTTCATCGTGTCGAGCTTCGGCAAGACGTATCACGTCACGGGCTGGAAGGTCGGTTTCGTGGCCGCACCGGCCGCATTGTCCGCAGAATTCCGCAAGGTGCATCAGTTCAATGTGTTCACCGTGAACACGCCAATGCAGGTCGGGCTGGCCGACTACATGCGCGATCCGTCGCCGTATCTCGAACTGGCGGGCTTTTATCAGAAGAAGCGCGATCTGTTCCGCGAAGGTCTGGCCGGTACGCGCTTCAAGCTGCTGCCGTGCGAGGGCACCTACTTCCAGTGCGTGGACTACAGCGCGATCAGCGATATGAGCGAAGCCGACTTCGCGCTGTGGCTGACCGGCGAAATCGGTGTTGCCGCCATTCCGGTCTCGGCGTTCTATCACGCGCCGCACGAGTCGGGTGTCGTGCGCTTCTGCTTCGCGAAGCAGGACGCGACCTTGCGTGAAGCGCTCGCGCGTCTGGCGAAGATCTAA
- a CDS encoding putative toxin-antitoxin system toxin component, PIN family, giving the protein MLQNAVATPAERAFAEHLDTLATPPRVVLDTNVWIDLLVFDDPIARPMRDALAEHRLMALMAQRCRDELAVVLTYPQFASREIDNDAALAWVDAHTHRIVVPDDAAPPAQLPLCRDRDDQKFLEAARDGHAHWLVSKDKAVLKLRSRVTRQFGFRIVTASAFTSLLVVGG; this is encoded by the coding sequence ATGCTTCAAAACGCTGTTGCCACGCCCGCCGAGCGGGCCTTCGCCGAGCATCTCGACACCCTCGCCACGCCGCCGCGCGTGGTGCTCGACACCAATGTCTGGATCGATCTGCTCGTGTTCGACGACCCGATTGCCCGCCCCATGCGCGACGCGCTCGCCGAACACCGCCTCATGGCCCTGATGGCCCAGCGATGTCGCGACGAACTCGCTGTCGTGCTGACCTACCCCCAATTTGCCTCGCGTGAGATCGACAACGACGCCGCCCTCGCATGGGTCGATGCGCACACACACCGGATCGTTGTCCCGGACGATGCTGCGCCGCCCGCACAACTGCCGCTCTGCCGCGACCGGGACGATCAGAAATTCCTCGAAGCAGCACGCGACGGACACGCCCACTGGCTCGTCAGCAAGGACAAGGCCGTACTGAAGCTGCGTAGCCGGGTGACGCGTCAGTTCGGCTTTCGCATCGTCACGGCGAGCGCTTTTACGTCATTGCTCGTGGTTGGCGGTTAA
- the yaaA gene encoding peroxide stress protein YaaA, whose translation MIIVLSPAKSLDYETPPHVSTHTVPQFVDDAAELIEGLRELSPAQVGSLMSISDPLAALNATRYAEWSPRFDTSNAKQAVLAFNGDVYEGLSARTLDATQLDFAQKHLRILSGLYGVLRPLDLLQPYRLEMGTRFVNKRGRDLYAFWGERVTQTINASLAEHSETRRVLVNLASEEYFKVVKRRLVNAPVITPVFEDWKSGKYKIISFYAKRARGLMARYAIERGVTDVQQLKAFDTEGYAFDDSVSNDSLWVFRRRVA comes from the coding sequence ATGATAATTGTTCTCTCGCCGGCCAAATCGCTCGACTACGAAACGCCGCCGCACGTGAGCACGCACACCGTGCCTCAGTTCGTCGACGACGCGGCCGAATTGATCGAAGGCCTGCGCGAACTGAGCCCGGCACAGGTCGGCTCGCTGATGAGCATTTCCGACCCGCTCGCCGCGCTCAACGCGACGCGCTACGCCGAATGGTCGCCGCGCTTCGATACCTCCAACGCCAAGCAAGCCGTGCTCGCCTTTAACGGTGACGTCTACGAGGGTCTCTCCGCCCGCACGCTCGACGCCACGCAGCTCGACTTCGCGCAGAAGCATCTGCGCATCCTGTCGGGCCTGTACGGCGTGTTGCGTCCGCTCGATCTGCTCCAGCCGTACCGTCTCGAGATGGGCACGCGCTTCGTGAACAAGCGCGGCCGCGATCTGTATGCGTTCTGGGGCGAGCGTGTCACGCAGACGATCAACGCGTCGCTCGCCGAACATAGCGAAACGCGTCGCGTGCTGGTGAATCTGGCGTCCGAGGAGTACTTCAAGGTCGTCAAACGCCGTCTGGTCAATGCGCCGGTCATCACGCCCGTGTTCGAAGACTGGAAGAGCGGCAAGTACAAGATCATCAGCTTTTACGCCAAGCGTGCGCGTGGGCTGATGGCCCGCTACGCCATCGAGCGCGGTGTGACCGATGTGCAGCAACTCAAGGCGTTCGATACCGAGGGCTACGCGTTCGACGACAGCGTGTCGAACGATTCGCTCTGGGTGTTCCGCCGCCGCGTGGCCTGA